One stretch of Croceibacterium atlanticum DNA includes these proteins:
- a CDS encoding sensor histidine kinase, with protein MSGSGAHICRGKSDGRDRLIEADEPLASLQLRIGGELPGLIAIPALLELVRKSRLYGLRLARAIRAQDDVERITAWAEIAPDPDGEGCSISISNWQSDQFRKTETIGEIERRWDIARHLAGLSARLGPKQQILSIECNTPDLMEIAGNMRQGAGQPWTDFVALSGKDHKQPLHWRLLDGSTAMLPGSDRHWTVYLIPLGRPEPGSAGFELHLVAQEPMKEPAPPPTEEDRRETGFTLPLGRELAPVLRQPVARIIANAETIRTQLAGPLAEEYSNYAADIASAGEHLLSLIDDLTDLEVVEREDFQTAPDRIDLTDLARRAAGILSMRAQERGIEVDAPKPDETAPAIGEFRRVLQILLNLLGNAIRYSPENSQIWLRAERDGTVARIIVADQGAGLEEEQRELVFRKFERLGRKGDGGSGLGLYISRRLARAMGGELSVDSAPGQGARFVLELPADIETPD; from the coding sequence GTGAGCGGTTCGGGCGCACATATATGCCGCGGCAAGAGCGACGGGCGGGATCGGCTGATCGAAGCTGACGAGCCGCTTGCCAGCCTGCAATTGCGCATTGGCGGTGAATTACCGGGCTTGATCGCAATACCTGCACTGCTGGAGCTGGTTCGCAAATCGCGCCTCTACGGCTTGCGTCTGGCGCGGGCGATCCGCGCCCAGGACGACGTTGAACGGATCACCGCCTGGGCCGAAATTGCACCCGATCCTGATGGAGAAGGATGCAGTATCAGCATTTCGAACTGGCAGAGCGATCAGTTCCGCAAAACGGAAACCATCGGCGAGATCGAGCGTCGCTGGGACATTGCGCGGCACTTGGCCGGCTTGTCTGCCCGGCTTGGACCGAAGCAGCAAATTCTCTCCATCGAATGCAACACCCCCGATCTGATGGAGATCGCCGGCAATATGCGCCAGGGGGCAGGGCAGCCCTGGACCGATTTCGTCGCCTTATCCGGCAAGGATCACAAGCAACCCCTGCATTGGCGCCTGCTGGATGGATCGACGGCCATGCTGCCCGGATCGGACCGTCACTGGACGGTCTATCTGATCCCGCTTGGCAGGCCGGAACCCGGCAGTGCCGGTTTTGAACTTCACCTTGTGGCGCAGGAGCCGATGAAGGAACCCGCCCCGCCGCCGACCGAAGAGGATCGGCGCGAAACCGGGTTTACGCTCCCGCTCGGCCGGGAACTGGCGCCTGTGCTGCGCCAGCCCGTGGCGAGAATCATCGCCAATGCAGAGACAATTCGCACCCAGCTGGCTGGACCGCTGGCTGAAGAATACAGCAATTATGCCGCTGACATTGCATCTGCCGGAGAACACCTCCTCTCCCTGATCGACGATCTGACCGATCTCGAAGTGGTGGAACGCGAAGATTTCCAGACGGCGCCGGACCGGATCGACCTGACCGATCTGGCGCGCCGGGCAGCCGGTATTCTCAGCATGCGCGCGCAGGAGCGCGGTATCGAAGTCGACGCACCAAAACCCGATGAGACAGCCCCCGCCATTGGCGAATTCCGGCGTGTTCTGCAGATCCTGCTGAATCTGCTGGGGAATGCGATCCGCTATTCTCCGGAGAATTCTCAGATCTGGCTGCGCGCGGAACGCGATGGCACAGTGGCCCGGATTATCGTGGCCGATCAGGGCGCAGGACTGGAAGAAGAACAGCGCGAGCTGGTGTTTCGCAAGTTCGAACGGCTTGGCCGGAAGGGCGATGGCGGATCAGGTCTCGGCCTGTATATTTCGCGCAGGCTCGCCCGGGCCATGGGCGGGGAGCTTTCCGTCGATAGCGCACCGGGGCAGGGCGCCCGTTTCGTGCTGGAACTACCCGCCGATATCGAAACGCCTGATTAA
- a CDS encoding DUF1467 family protein: MAWTSVLAIYFLCWVFSALVMLPFGVRTHDEMGIEKIPGQADSAPANFRPGRVILRATIMATIVCGLYVSNYIYGWITLEDIDFFGAGPPGYSDPENY, from the coding sequence ATGGCGTGGACTTCCGTACTGGCAATCTATTTTCTCTGCTGGGTCTTCAGCGCGCTGGTGATGCTGCCCTTCGGGGTGCGAACACATGATGAAATGGGCATCGAGAAGATACCCGGCCAGGCCGACAGCGCCCCTGCCAATTTCCGGCCGGGCCGCGTGATCCTGCGCGCGACGATCATGGCCACGATAGTTTGCGGCCTTTACGTCTCAAATTACATCTATGGCTGGATCACGCTGGAAGATATCGACTTCTTCGGCGCGGGGCCGCCCGGATATAGCGACCCCGAAAATTATTGA